A single Hippocampus zosterae strain Florida chromosome 1, ASM2543408v3, whole genome shotgun sequence DNA region contains:
- the ino80b gene encoding INO80 complex subunit B, giving the protein MGKRKDVVHSRFLCEGGLGPHGMHKHKHKKHKRHKRKHHVLSAAPEPVVAPRPPPQLRLKIKLGGQTLGTKSVPTFTVHPGVACPPSPLMIVEDEDDAEEDDEPSVPLEQYRAWLDEDSNMATSPLADVDSDSMLGVPADEEERWLDALEKGELDDNGELKKEVDESLLTARQKALLHKQQIQPLLELPMGYKEKEMTAEMMQKREERARKRRLQAAKKAEENKNQTIERLTKTSKAKMKSTREKKSKQSQCPMIRYGDSARGLSVSFPAGVPAPEAAPPRPAPPAAPVACGVSGCSNPKKYSCSKTGVPLCSLRCYQKNLRLARGTGSGSPGDRITSL; this is encoded by the exons ATGGGGAAAAGGAAAGACGTGGTTCATTCTAGATTTCTCT GCGAAGGCGGCTTGGGCCCGCACGGCATGCACAAGCACAAGCATAAAAAACACAAGAGGCACAAAAGGAAACATCACGTCCTCTCCGCGGCGCCGGAGCCCGTCGTCGCCCCTCGGCCGCCCCCGCAGCTGCGACTCAAAATCAAGTTGGGAGGGCAGACGCTGGGGACGAAGAG TGTTCCGACCTTCACCGTGCACCCCGGCGTGGCTTGTCCCCCCTCACCACTGATGATtgtggaggatgaggatgacgcCGAGGAAGATGACGAGCCTTCTGTGCCTCTGGAGCAGTATCGGGCCTGGCTGG ATGAAGACAGCAACATGGCCACGTCCCCTCTGGCCGACGTGGACTCGGACTCCATGTTGGGAGTGCCCGCGGACGAGGAGGAGAGGTGGCTGGACGCTCTGGAGAAGGGGGAGCTCGACGACAACGGCGAGCTGAAGAAGGAGGTCGACGAATCTTTGCTCACGGCCCGACAG aAAGCGCTCCTCCACAAGCAGCAGATCCAGCCCCTCTTGGAACTGCCCATGGGCTACAAGGAGAAGGAGATGACGGCCGAGATGATGCAGAAGCGGGAAGAGCGCGCCCGCAAGCGACGCTTGCAGGCGGCCAAGAAGGCCGAGGAGAACAAGAACCAGACCATCGAGAGACTCACCAAGACCAGCAAGGCCAAGATGAAAAGCACGCGGGAGAAGAAGTCCAAGCAGAGCCAGTGCCCCATGATCCGCTACGGCGACTCGGCCCGAGGCCTGAGCGTCTCCTTCCCCGCGGGCGTCCCCGCGCCCGAGGCcgcgcccccccgccccgcgcCGCCCGCGGCCCCCGTCGCCTGCGGCGTGAGCGGCTGCTCCAACCCCAAGAAATACAGCTGCTCCAAAACGGGCGTGCCTCTCTGCAGCCTGCGATGCTACCAGAAGAACTTGCGCTTGGCCCGCGGGACCGGCTCCGGCTCTCCGGGCGACCGGataacatcactttga
- the aadat gene encoding kynurenine/alpha-aminoadipate aminotransferase, mitochondrial — translation MNYARFLTAVSAARKPSPIRMLTELQQRSPPSLISLAAGAPNPDTFPFESAVIKVKDGPEVSFDQVAMKRALQYSASNGIPELLTWMKELQKRLHDPPTAARGREDGQMDVCVTTGSQEGLCKVMEMLVSPGDDVLLDSPTYPGTLAALQPLGCNIVAVASDRHGMIPAALEEVLSRWDPSDSRRPKVLYTIPNGGNPSGASLTASRKKEIYQLARLYDLLIVEDDPYYFLQFHKPWAPTFLSMDVDGRIVRMDSFSKILSSGLRIGFVTGPKPLVERVVLHIQASTMHTSTFTQLMVSQLLHHWGQDGFLRHIDGVIEFYRKQRDAMMSSADKWLTGLAKWHAPSAGMFLWLELTGVRDTRRLIMEKALEKEVLLVPGAVFSIDSSEPSSHVRAAFSLSTPEQMDEAFRRLADLIREGL, via the exons ATGAATTACGCTCGATTCCTCACGGCTGTCAGTGCTGCGAGGAAGCCGTCGCCGATCAGAATGCTGA CGGAGCTGCAGCAGCGCTCGCCGCCATCGCTGATATCACTGGCCGCGGGGGCGCCCAACCCCGACACCTTCCCCTTCGAGTCGGCCGTCATCAAGGTCAAGGATGGCCCGGAGGTCTCCTTCGACCAGGTGGCCATGAAAAGGGCCCTGCAGTACTCCGCCTCCAATGG AATCCCCGAACTGCTGACGTGGATGAAGGAGCTGCAGAAGAGGCTCCACGACCCACCGACGGCCGCCCGCGGTCGCGAGGACGGACAGATGGACGTGTGTGTGACCACGGGGAGCCAGGAGGGACTCTGCAAG GTGATGGAGATGCTGGTCAGCCCGGGAGATGACGTGCTGCTGGACTCGCCCACCTACCCCGGAACGCTGGCGGCG CTCCAGCCGCTGGGCTGCAACATCGTCGCCGTCGCCAGCGACCGGCACGGCATGATTCCGGCGGCCCTCGAGGAGGTCTTGTCCCGTTGGGACCCGTCGGACTCTCGCAGGCCCAAGGTCCTCTACACCATCCCCAACGGGGGGAACCCCAGCGGGGCATCGTTGACCGCGAGCAGGAAGAAGGAAATCTACCAGCTGGCGAGGTTGTACGACCTTCTGATCGTGGAGGACGACCCCTACTACTTCCTGCAGTTCCACAAGCCTTGGGCCCCCACCTTCCTCTCCATGGACGTGGACGGCCGCATCGTCAGGATGGACTCCTTCTCCAAGATCCTGTCTTCGGG cttgaGGATCGGCTTTGTGACGGGGCCCAAGCCGCTGGTGGAGCGGGTGGTGCTGCACATCCAGGCCTCCACCATGCACACCAGCACCTTCACGCAG CTCATGGTGTCGCAGCTCTTGCACCACTGGGGCCAAGACGGCTTTCTTCGGCACATCGACGG ggtgaTCGAATTCTACAGAAAGCAGCGGGACGCCATGATGAGCTCCGCCGACAAGTGGCTCACAG GTTTGGCCAAATGGCACGCGCCCTCGGCGGGGATGTTTCTGTGGCTGGAGCTGACGGGCGTCCGTGACACCCGCCGGCTCATCATGGAGAAAGCCTTGGAGAAGGAG GTGCTGCTGGTCCCGGGTGCCGTGTTCTCCATCGACAGCAGCGAGCCGTCGTCTCACGTCAGGGCGGCGTTTTCGCTGTCCACGCCCGAGCAGATGGATGAA GCCTTCAGACGCCTCGCCGATCTCATCAGAGAGGGCTTGTGA
- the mfap3l gene encoding microfibrillar-associated protein 3-like — protein sequence MSAGLEFALAAWLVAFGAAASGDGSGAHGGGSVPAALAAASQLIAREGSCVLIDCNVSGDPFPSVKWFNSHGDLVDTDGSGGGKWWLLESGVLNITGVEFADRGKYTCVASNAHGASNCTVTLRVVFTKGDMGVYYMVVCLVTFTIIMALNVTRLCMMSSHLKKTEKAINEFFRTEGAEKLQKAFEIAKRIPIITSTKTLELAKVTQFKTMELARYIEELARSIPLPPLIMNCRTFVEEILEVVGVEEMRHTFLRQVPEGWRPGPGDALALLREPGRQPERGRSPAADSDDSSLREQPRHIAIQVSVHPPLEPPPAPPLDDHARGSPADETAAAAKSPPPCQVFYESHV from the exons ATGTCCGCCGGACTGGAGTTTGCGCTGGCGGCGTGGCTGGTGGCCTTCGGCGCCGCCGCCTCGGGAGACGGGAGCGGCGCCCACGGCGGCGGCTCCGTCCCGGCCGCGCTGGCCGCCGCCAGCCAGCTGATCGCCCGCGAGGGAAGCTGCGTGCTGATCGACTGCAACGTGAGCGGCGACCCCTTCCCCAGCGTCAAGTGGTTCAACTCCCACGGCGACCTCGTCGACACGGACGGCAGTGGCG GCGGCAAGTGGTGGCTGCTGGAGAGCGGCGTCCTCAACATCACGGGCGTGGAATTCGCCGACCGCGGCAAGTACACCTGCGTGGCGTCCAACGCGCACGGCGCCTCCAACTGCACGGTGACGCTGCGCGTGGTCTTCACCAAGGGCGACATGGGCGTCTACTACATGGTGGTGTGCCTGGTGACCTTCACCATCATCATGGCGCTCAACGTGACGCGCCTGTGCATGATGAGCAGCCACCTGAAGAAGACGGAGAAGGCCATCAACGAGTTCTTCCGCACCGAGGGCGCCGAGAAGCTGCAGAAGGCCTTTGAGATCGCCAAGCGCATCCCCATCATCACCTCCACCAAGACGCTGGAGCTGGCCAAGGTCACGCAGTTCAAGACCATGGAGCTGGCGCGCTACATCGAGGAGCTGGCGCGCAGCATCCCGCTGCCGCCGCTCATCATGAACTGCCGCACCTTCGTGGAGGAGATCCTGGAGGTGGTGGGCGTGGAGGAGATGCGGCACACCTTCCTCCGGCAGGTGCCCGAGGGCTGGCGCCCGGGCCCCGGGGACGCGCTGGCCCTCCTGCGCGAGCCCGGACGCCAGCCCGAGCGCGGCCGCTCGCCCGCCGCCGACTCGGACGACTCGTCGCTCCGCGAGCAGCCGCGGCACATCGCCATCCAGGTGTCGGTGCACCCGCCGCTGGAgccgccgcccgccccgcccCTCGACGACCACGCGCGAGGGAGTCCGGCCGACgagaccgccgccgccgccaagagCCCGCCGCCCTGTCAGGTTTTCTATGAGAGTCACGTGTGA